A single Roseinatronobacter monicus DNA region contains:
- a CDS encoding YgfZ/GcvT domain-containing protein has product MQRAIIQVSGPEPTKFLQGLVSNDLGRLARDGIVYAAMLSPQGKYLADFFLVAHQDSILIDVAEGVADDLVKRLSLYKLRAPITLERIAFPVSRGTGPAPEGALADPRHPALGWRAYGVDLPDDGTDWDALRVAHCVPETGIELIPNETFILEAGFDRLHGVDFRKGCYVGQEVTARMQHKTALRKGFVTVSIVGSAPIGTDIMAGEKVAGQVFTQADGKAIAYLRFDRALSHMNAATAQILWEAPAQPA; this is encoded by the coding sequence ATGCAGCGCGCGATCATTCAGGTATCAGGGCCGGAACCTACAAAATTTCTGCAAGGTCTGGTCAGCAATGATCTGGGCAGGCTGGCACGTGACGGGATTGTCTATGCGGCGATGCTCAGCCCGCAGGGCAAGTACCTGGCAGATTTCTTTCTGGTCGCGCATCAGGACAGTATCCTGATAGATGTGGCAGAGGGTGTTGCCGATGATCTGGTCAAGCGGTTGTCCCTGTACAAGCTGCGCGCGCCCATCACATTGGAGCGCATTGCGTTTCCGGTCAGTCGCGGCACCGGCCCGGCCCCGGAGGGTGCATTGGCCGACCCGCGCCATCCAGCGCTTGGGTGGCGCGCCTATGGTGTGGATTTGCCGGATGATGGCACCGATTGGGATGCGCTGCGCGTCGCGCATTGCGTGCCGGAAACCGGCATTGAACTTATCCCGAATGAAACTTTTATCCTTGAGGCCGGGTTTGACCGGCTACACGGTGTGGATTTTCGCAAAGGCTGTTATGTCGGACAGGAAGTCACCGCGCGGATGCAGCACAAGACCGCGCTGCGCAAAGGGTTCGTGACCGTATCCATTGTGGGGTCAGCCCCTATCGGCACAGATATCATGGCGGGCGAAAAAGTGGCGGGGCAGGTGTTCACACAAGCAGATGGCAAGGCGATTGCCTATCTGCGTTTTGATCGGGCACTTTCGCACATGAATGCTGCAACTGCACAGATTCTATGGGAGGCCCCCGCGCAACCCGCTTGA
- the hisC gene encoding histidinol-phosphate transaminase codes for MRQQMHAHIRPQPGILDIALYQGGTSKIAGRDDVVKLSSNENPFGPGDMARQAYARAGHDLHRYPSTDHASLRAALGAHFGLDAGRIICGAGSDEIISFLCQAYAGPGDEVLYSQHGFLMYRISAMAAGATPVAAPEQERTADVDALLAAANKRTKLVFIANPNNPTGTMIPMEEVARLADGLPAQALLVLDGAYAEYAAGYDGGAALVDQRDNVVMTRTFSKLFGLGGLRVGWGYGPQHVIDVLNRLRGPFNLSSMQLDVAEAALGDAAHINRSLTENARMRTWLAAKLNAIGLATDASYGNFVLARFRDAAQADACNSALLADGLIVRQVGSYGLPEALRITIGDESACRRVAHVIAAFMEAQP; via the coding sequence ATGAGGCAACAAATGCACGCGCATATTCGCCCGCAACCGGGTATTCTGGACATAGCGCTTTATCAGGGCGGCACGTCAAAGATCGCCGGACGTGACGATGTGGTGAAGCTGTCATCTAATGAGAACCCTTTCGGGCCGGGCGATATGGCACGTCAGGCCTATGCCCGCGCAGGTCACGACCTGCATCGCTACCCCTCGACCGATCATGCCAGTCTGCGCGCGGCCCTTGGGGCGCATTTCGGTCTGGACGCTGGGCGCATCATTTGCGGTGCAGGTTCAGACGAGATTATCAGCTTTCTGTGTCAGGCCTATGCCGGGCCGGGGGATGAAGTGCTGTATTCGCAACATGGGTTCCTGATGTATCGCATCTCGGCGATGGCCGCAGGTGCGACACCCGTCGCCGCCCCCGAGCAAGAGCGCACCGCCGATGTCGATGCACTTCTGGCGGCCGCGAATAAACGCACGAAGCTGGTGTTTATCGCCAACCCAAACAACCCGACGGGAACCATGATCCCGATGGAGGAGGTGGCCCGCCTTGCTGACGGGCTGCCTGCGCAAGCCTTGCTTGTGCTGGATGGGGCCTATGCCGAATATGCTGCTGGCTATGATGGTGGTGCGGCCCTTGTGGACCAGCGCGACAATGTCGTGATGACGCGCACCTTTTCCAAGCTGTTTGGGCTGGGTGGTCTGCGGGTCGGCTGGGGCTATGGGCCACAGCATGTGATTGATGTGCTCAACCGGCTGCGCGGGCCGTTCAATCTGTCCAGCATGCAGTTGGATGTTGCCGAAGCCGCACTTGGCGATGCAGCACATATCAATCGCAGCTTGACCGAGAATGCCCGCATGCGCACTTGGCTGGCGGCCAAGCTGAACGCGATAGGCCTTGCTACGGACGCGTCCTATGGCAATTTCGTTCTGGCACGGTTTCGCGATGCCGCACAGGCCGATGCTTGCAACTCCGCCCTGCTGGCGGATGGGCTGATTGTGCGGCAGGTGGGCAGCTACGGATTGCCCGAGGCGTTGCGCATCACCATTGGGGATGAATCTGCCTGTCGCCGGGTCGCGCATGTGATCGCCGCCTTCATGGAGGCGCAGCCATGA
- a CDS encoding IS4 family transposase — protein MVARTSTCLRRLAGGRRSGIVGFSRFLANPRVTAEAVIEGWGAELSQACAGRHILAIQDSSDFNFSTTKERSRGLGAIGKGSGRGVLLHAMLGVDAETGGILGLAAGRIWTRDGRVSVPHRARPLSEKESHRWLSTAEAAKTVLAQAHMVTEIGDRESDIYEKWARLPEPGFHILTRAMTDRSILEGGGKLSSAPLKLAGTAQVAMRARPGRPARTARLEARFGPVTIKRPANLARQPGLAETVEVSLIEVSEVNAPPGAEPISWRLLTTHKVEDADMAWRAVSWYRQRWHIEQFFRTLKQQGLQLEDSQLENAERLIKLTAIAARAACTIMQLVQARDGKSGQDAKIAFSSSEIQTLHALLPELEGKTALQKNPHPPETLAWAAWIIAKLGGWDGYPKSKPPGPITFRHGLQYFKSVSHGWKLRNV, from the coding sequence ATGGTGGCGCGCACGAGCACCTGTCTTCGGCGTCTGGCGGGTGGCCGCCGCAGTGGGATTGTCGGATTTTCGCGCTTTCTGGCCAATCCGCGCGTGACGGCTGAGGCGGTGATTGAAGGCTGGGGAGCGGAGCTTTCGCAAGCCTGCGCGGGGCGGCATATTCTTGCGATTCAGGACAGCAGCGACTTCAATTTCTCGACAACCAAAGAGCGCAGTCGCGGACTGGGTGCAATCGGCAAGGGGTCTGGGCGCGGTGTTTTGCTCCACGCGATGCTGGGTGTGGATGCCGAGACGGGTGGCATTCTGGGTTTGGCCGCGGGCCGGATATGGACACGCGATGGCCGCGTAAGTGTTCCCCACCGGGCCCGCCCCCTGTCCGAGAAGGAATCGCATCGGTGGCTGAGCACGGCAGAGGCTGCCAAGACAGTTCTGGCCCAGGCGCATATGGTGACTGAAATCGGCGATCGCGAGAGCGATATCTATGAGAAATGGGCACGATTGCCGGAGCCGGGCTTTCACATCCTGACCCGTGCCATGACGGATCGCTCAATCCTGGAAGGTGGCGGCAAGCTGTCCTCTGCCCCGCTGAAATTGGCAGGTACGGCACAAGTGGCGATGCGCGCACGCCCAGGGCGCCCGGCGCGCACCGCCAGACTTGAGGCCCGATTTGGCCCCGTTACGATCAAGCGTCCTGCCAATCTGGCCAGACAGCCGGGGCTGGCCGAGACGGTGGAGGTCAGCCTGATCGAAGTCAGCGAGGTGAATGCGCCACCGGGCGCCGAGCCCATCTCATGGCGGCTTTTGACCACTCACAAGGTCGAGGATGCGGACATGGCCTGGCGCGCGGTAAGCTGGTACCGGCAACGCTGGCATATCGAACAATTCTTCCGCACCCTGAAGCAACAGGGGTTGCAACTGGAGGACAGCCAACTGGAAAATGCCGAGCGGTTGATCAAGCTGACCGCGATTGCCGCCCGCGCGGCCTGCACCATCATGCAACTCGTTCAGGCGCGCGATGGCAAGTCCGGGCAAGACGCCAAAATCGCCTTCTCATCCTCCGAAATCCAGACCCTTCATGCTCTCCTGCCCGAACTCGAAGGCAAGACCGCGCTCCAGAAAAACCCTCACCCGCCGGAAACACTTGCCTGGGCCGCGTGGATCATCGCCAAGCTCGGCGGATGGGACGGCTACCCAAAATCCAAACCGCCAGGTCCAATTACATTCCGACATGGCCTACAATACTTCAAATCCGTCTCACACGGATGGAAACTCAGAAATGTGTGA
- a CDS encoding extensin family protein yields MSRRAILSLGLVIVVAVACSSDRRSDRSVRALPTIEAPQQSRGGFLSRLNPFQNASFRSNPSRAVTSPQSSDRLCGIRGLEGEVLPPITSEVAQCGVTAPVRVRQVDGVRLTQGAIMDCETAAALHNWVRKGVKPAVGRTGGGVTGLRVAAHYVCRPRNHRAGARVSEHGRGRAIDISAILLADGSEMSVLRDWHDSTHSRALQRMHRAACGTFGTTLGPGSDGMHEDHFHYDTARHRNGPYCR; encoded by the coding sequence ATGAGTCGACGCGCGATCCTGAGCTTGGGTCTTGTCATCGTGGTGGCAGTTGCCTGTTCGTCAGACCGCAGGTCAGATCGCAGCGTACGCGCACTCCCAACCATTGAGGCCCCCCAACAAAGCCGTGGCGGGTTTTTGTCGCGCCTGAACCCCTTTCAGAACGCCTCTTTCCGCAGCAACCCGTCGCGCGCTGTGACAAGCCCGCAAAGCTCCGACCGGCTGTGCGGGATTCGCGGGCTGGAGGGCGAGGTGCTTCCCCCCATCACATCGGAAGTGGCCCAATGCGGCGTCACAGCGCCTGTGCGGGTCAGACAGGTCGATGGCGTCCGGCTGACCCAAGGTGCCATCATGGATTGCGAAACGGCAGCCGCCCTGCACAACTGGGTGCGCAAGGGGGTCAAGCCTGCCGTGGGGCGCACAGGCGGGGGGGTGACGGGGCTGCGCGTGGCGGCCCATTACGTTTGCCGGCCGCGCAATCATCGCGCCGGGGCAAGGGTGTCCGAACATGGGCGGGGCCGCGCGATTGATATCAGCGCCATTCTGCTTGCCGATGGAAGCGAGATGTCCGTCCTGCGTGACTGGCATGATTCGACGCATTCACGGGCCTTGCAGCGCATGCATCGTGCCGCTTGCGGGACATTTGGGACCACATTGGGGCCGGGATCTGACGGAATGCACGAAGATCACTTCCACTATGATACCGCACGTCATCGCAATGGGCCGTATTGCAGATAG
- a CDS encoding SgcJ/EcaC family oxidoreductase — MSFSKRDEIANLFDDWNAALQSRDPATVAGLYAEDAVLLPTVSNEIRKTPAAIQDYFDRFLKKKPHGRIIQQNIRLLDTLAINSGIYTFDLTVDATPKQLLCRFTFVYRQDGESWKIIEHHSSVMPE, encoded by the coding sequence ATGTCATTTTCCAAGCGCGACGAAATCGCAAACCTGTTTGATGACTGGAACGCGGCCCTCCAAAGCCGCGATCCCGCAACGGTCGCTGGACTTTATGCCGAAGATGCGGTGCTTTTGCCAACTGTCTCTAATGAAATCCGCAAGACGCCTGCGGCCATTCAGGATTATTTCGACCGCTTTCTGAAAAAGAAGCCCCATGGCAGGATCATACAGCAAAACATCCGCCTGCTTGATACGCTGGCCATCAATTCCGGCATCTATACATTTGATCTGACTGTTGACGCCACGCCAAAGCAACTTTTGTGCCGCTTCACATTTGTCTATCGCCAAGACGGTGAAAGTTGGAAAATTATCGAGCATCACTCCTCGGTCATGCCAGAATAA
- the tnpB gene encoding IS66 family insertion sequence element accessory protein TnpB (TnpB, as the term is used for proteins encoded by IS66 family insertion elements, is considered an accessory protein, since TnpC, encoded by a neighboring gene, is a DDE family transposase.): MIVAGQRLPIVIATKPVDFRRGHDGLAATVQNELGLDPHSGLTVVFRSKRGDRLKILLWDGTGLVLIYKRLEISNFVWPKIQDGVMQLSRAQYEALFEGLDWRQMVPKRVAPPTAAG, from the coding sequence GTGATTGTTGCAGGGCAGCGACTGCCGATTGTGATTGCGACAAAACCAGTGGACTTCCGTCGGGGACATGACGGTCTGGCCGCTACAGTGCAAAACGAACTGGGGTTGGATCCGCATTCTGGCCTGACGGTGGTGTTCCGCTCCAAGCGTGGTGACAGGTTGAAAATCCTGCTCTGGGATGGCACCGGACTGGTGCTGATTTACAAGCGGTTGGAGATTTCCAACTTCGTCTGGCCCAAAATCCAGGACGGCGTCATGCAGCTGTCTCGGGCTCAGTACGAGGCTCTGTTCGAAGGTCTGGATTGGCGACAAATGGTGCCCAAACGGGTTGCTCCGCCGACTGCGGCAGGATAA
- a CDS encoding DMT family transporter: MPSLKHLSQSAFAGPALALTAFALFSAHDVIVKTLGGSYSPVQIVFFSVLLGLPLAMILLMRDPTDGNLFPRRPGWTALRTGAAVVTGVSVFYAFTVLPLAQTYAILFATPLLITILSVPILGERVGLHRGAAVVVGLVGVLIVLRPGQGAGISAGHVAALLAACASAFASIIIRKIGNEERNVVLLLYPMMANLVLMGAALPFVYRPMPLADFGALALMASLALVASLCVIAAYKRAPAFQIAPMQYSQIIWAVLFGALFFGEGVDLLTIAGAAVIILSGIYIVMREDKANVSDNRPVLATRTRTDTGTYPRAGQLGKFDEEQGSDDGLNKP, translated from the coding sequence ATGCCTTCACTCAAGCATTTGAGCCAATCTGCCTTTGCTGGCCCCGCGCTGGCGCTGACCGCCTTTGCGCTGTTCTCGGCGCATGATGTCATCGTCAAGACTTTGGGCGGATCGTACAGCCCTGTTCAGATTGTTTTTTTCAGTGTTTTGCTGGGGCTTCCGCTGGCGATGATCTTGCTGATGCGCGACCCGACAGATGGCAATCTGTTCCCCCGGCGTCCGGGTTGGACAGCGCTGCGCACGGGCGCGGCTGTCGTGACCGGTGTCAGTGTCTTTTACGCTTTCACTGTTCTGCCCCTGGCCCAGACCTATGCGATTTTGTTTGCAACACCCCTGCTGATTACAATTTTATCCGTCCCTATTCTGGGTGAACGCGTCGGATTGCACCGGGGGGCGGCTGTCGTGGTGGGGCTGGTCGGTGTGTTGATCGTTCTGCGTCCGGGGCAGGGGGCGGGGATCAGCGCGGGCCATGTGGCGGCGTTATTGGCGGCCTGCGCCAGCGCATTTGCCTCGATCATCATTCGCAAGATCGGCAATGAGGAACGCAATGTCGTTTTGCTATTATATCCGATGATGGCAAATCTGGTGCTGATGGGGGCCGCATTGCCCTTCGTCTATCGTCCCATGCCACTTGCCGATTTCGGGGCGCTGGCGCTGATGGCCAGTCTGGCGCTGGTGGCGAGCCTGTGCGTGATCGCGGCCTATAAGCGCGCGCCTGCGTTTCAAATCGCGCCGATGCAATATTCACAGATTATCTGGGCGGTTCTGTTTGGGGCGCTGTTCTTTGGCGAAGGGGTGGACCTGCTGACCATCGCAGGCGCCGCAGTCATCATCTTAAGTGGAATTTACATCGTCATGCGCGAAGATAAGGCCAATGTATCGGATAACCGCCCGGTTCTGGCCACGCGCACGCGCACCGATACCGGTACTTACCCCCGTGCTGGCCAGCTTGGAAAATTTGACGAGGAACAGGGTTCGGATGACGGTCTGAACAAGCCCTGA
- a CDS encoding leucyl aminopeptidase family protein yields the protein MTKHPHPSPMAFVKETSTAIDLHLVNAEDLESWTDMQPRRVRAWLDSLGFRAKPGETVLVPDGDGAFALAAIGRGSLRDRARQRFCMGGARSKLPAHTYRLHHTLAAQELEEEALGWCLAGYSFRRFRQSDPADHAKLIAPVHLETHRIEAIAAGEALTRDLINTPASHMGPEELEAAFSDLATKHRAAVSVTLGDDLLHQNLPLIHAVGRASNRSPRLLDMRWGKSGPRLTLVGKGVCFDTGGLNLKPGASMGLMKKDMGGAATVMGLAHMIMAQGWQVQLRVLVPAVENSVSGNAMRPGDILNSRKGLSVEVNNTDAEGRLVLADALTLADEESPDMLICMATLTGAARVAMGPDIAPFFTHDADLARALMQASAQVRDPLWQLPLHPAYDTLIEPGIADLDNAPSGGMAGAITAALFLNRFVEATPRFAHFDIYGHQPSAAPARPKGGAGQGARALFAALPDVLAL from the coding sequence ATGACCAAACACCCACACCCCTCTCCCATGGCTTTCGTGAAGGAAACCAGCACGGCGATTGACCTGCATCTGGTCAATGCCGAAGATCTGGAAAGCTGGACAGATATGCAACCCCGACGCGTGCGGGCATGGCTTGACAGTCTGGGTTTTCGCGCGAAACCGGGCGAAACTGTTTTGGTCCCTGACGGCGACGGCGCCTTTGCGCTTGCCGCGATCGGGCGCGGTAGTTTGCGCGACCGCGCACGCCAGCGCTTTTGCATGGGCGGCGCGCGCTCCAAGCTGCCCGCTCATACTTACCGGCTGCACCACACCCTCGCCGCGCAGGAGTTGGAGGAAGAAGCCCTTGGCTGGTGTCTGGCCGGCTACAGCTTTCGCCGCTTTCGCCAGTCCGATCCCGCAGATCACGCCAAGCTGATTGCACCTGTACATCTGGAAACGCACCGGATCGAAGCCATTGCCGCAGGCGAAGCGCTGACCCGCGACCTGATCAACACCCCCGCCTCGCATATGGGCCCGGAAGAGTTGGAAGCCGCCTTTAGTGATCTGGCAACAAAGCATAGGGCGGCAGTCTCGGTCACGCTTGGCGATGATCTTTTGCATCAAAACCTGCCCCTGATCCATGCCGTGGGCCGCGCCTCCAATCGCAGCCCGCGCTTGCTGGACATGCGCTGGGGCAAATCGGGGCCGCGCCTGACGCTGGTGGGCAAGGGCGTGTGTTTCGACACAGGCGGGCTGAACCTCAAACCCGGTGCCTCGATGGGGCTGATGAAGAAAGACATGGGCGGGGCCGCAACAGTTATGGGCCTTGCGCATATGATTATGGCGCAGGGCTGGCAGGTGCAGCTGCGGGTGCTGGTGCCCGCTGTGGAAAACTCCGTCTCGGGCAATGCCATGCGCCCCGGCGACATTCTGAACTCGCGCAAAGGGCTGAGCGTCGAGGTCAACAATACCGATGCCGAAGGCCGTCTTGTGCTGGCCGATGCGCTGACCCTCGCGGATGAGGAAAGCCCCGACATGCTGATCTGCATGGCCACGCTGACGGGCGCTGCGCGCGTGGCGATGGGGCCGGATATCGCACCGTTTTTCACCCATGATGCCGATCTGGCCCGCGCGCTGATGCAGGCCAGCGCGCAGGTGCGCGACCCGCTCTGGCAACTGCCGCTGCATCCCGCCTATGACACCCTGATTGAGCCCGGCATCGCCGATCTGGACAACGCCCCCTCGGGTGGAATGGCAGGCGCGATCACGGCGGCGCTGTTTCTCAACCGCTTTGTCGAGGCCACCCCGCGCTTTGCTCATTTCGACATTTACGGCCACCAGCCCAGCGCCGCCCCGGCACGGCCCAAAGGCGGCGCAGGCCAAGGGGCGCGCGCCCTGTTCGCGGCGCTGCCAGACGTGCTGGCGCTGTGA
- a CDS encoding HNH endonuclease: MDKGQGDNHRSEHPVCALCGRSIPPEVPQSLHHLVPKLRGGKGGPVVLLHHICHREIHASLTESELARNFNTIEALRAHPRLARFIDWVARRPPDFASKVPGARRKTRR; encoded by the coding sequence ATGGACAAGGGGCAGGGTGACAATCATCGGTCTGAGCACCCGGTTTGTGCGCTGTGTGGTCGGTCTATCCCGCCCGAGGTGCCGCAAAGCCTGCATCACCTTGTGCCTAAACTGCGTGGGGGCAAGGGCGGGCCTGTGGTGTTGCTGCATCATATCTGCCACCGAGAGATTCATGCCAGCCTGACAGAGTCAGAGCTTGCGCGTAATTTCAACACGATCGAGGCGCTGCGCGCACATCCCAGACTGGCACGATTCATTGACTGGGTGGCGCGACGCCCCCCGGATTTCGCATCCAAAGTGCCGGGCGCGCGGCGAAAAACGCGCCGTTAA
- a CDS encoding prephenate/arogenate dehydrogenase family protein: protein MTVLYQRVAFVGLGLIASSMAHAIRRGGLAASMTGTARSAETRAVAREINLVDQVFDTAAEAVAGADLVVLCVPMGAMEGVAREIAPHLAPGVTVTDVGSVKQAVIDSVAPYLPDHAHFIPGHPLAGTEHSGPRAGFAELFDNRWCILTPPEGCDADAVERLTQLWRGMGANVDLMDAPHHDLVLAVTSHTPHLIAYTMVGVADDLRRVTDSEVIKYSAAGFRDFTRIAASDPVMWRDVFLTNKDATLEILGRFTEELFALQRAIRQGDGDLLHDYFTRTRAIRRGIIDAGQDTDAPDFGRTRKHGADV, encoded by the coding sequence ATGACTGTGCTGTATCAGCGTGTGGCCTTTGTCGGGCTGGGGCTGATTGCGTCGTCTATGGCCCATGCGATCCGCCGTGGCGGATTGGCCGCCAGCATGACAGGCACTGCGCGCTCTGCCGAGACGCGGGCTGTGGCGCGCGAGATCAACCTTGTCGATCAGGTTTTTGATACGGCCGCCGAAGCGGTCGCAGGCGCCGATCTGGTTGTTCTATGCGTGCCGATGGGCGCAATGGAGGGCGTCGCGCGCGAGATCGCGCCGCATCTCGCCCCCGGTGTCACGGTGACGGATGTGGGTTCTGTCAAGCAGGCGGTTATCGATTCGGTTGCACCCTATTTGCCAGATCACGCGCATTTCATTCCCGGCCACCCGCTTGCTGGAACCGAGCATTCTGGCCCGCGCGCAGGCTTTGCAGAGTTGTTCGACAATCGCTGGTGTATCCTGACCCCGCCAGAGGGGTGTGACGCAGATGCGGTTGAACGTCTGACGCAACTCTGGCGTGGCATGGGGGCCAATGTCGATTTGATGGACGCGCCCCATCACGACCTTGTTCTGGCCGTGACCAGCCACACGCCGCATCTTATTGCCTATACAATGGTTGGCGTTGCAGATGATTTGCGCCGTGTGACTGACAGCGAAGTCATCAAGTATTCCGCAGCGGGATTCCGTGATTTTACCCGTATCGCGGCCTCTGATCCGGTCATGTGGCGCGATGTGTTCCTGACCAACAAGGACGCCACATTAGAAATACTGGGCCGCTTCACAGAAGAGTTGTTCGCCCTTCAACGCGCAATTCGTCAAGGTGACGGGGATTTGCTGCATGATTATTTCACGCGGACGCGTGCGATTCGGCGTGGTATCATTGATGCAGGGCAGGATACTGATGCGCCCGATTTTGGACGCACCAGAAAGCACGGAGCAGATGTATGA
- the tnpA gene encoding IS66-like element accessory protein TnpA — MADGSGFDGRLGLVEPVRGNRRWPDDVKAQIVAESFQPGARVVDVAKRYDIVPHQLSDWRRMARDGKLVLPADVMTAVSDATLSADKSEPAFVPLEVAMTRQGAGSMSGYGERDETCDEITVTIGSDVIIRVPASAAVARAAELIRLVRGVS; from the coding sequence ATGGCGGATGGAAGTGGATTCGATGGACGGCTGGGGCTCGTTGAGCCTGTTCGGGGCAACCGTCGTTGGCCAGATGATGTGAAAGCGCAGATTGTGGCAGAGAGTTTTCAACCTGGTGCGCGCGTTGTGGACGTTGCGAAACGCTATGACATTGTCCCACATCAGTTGTCAGATTGGCGGCGGATGGCGCGTGATGGCAAATTGGTTCTGCCTGCGGATGTCATGACAGCAGTCAGTGATGCAACCCTGTCAGCCGATAAGTCTGAGCCTGCATTTGTGCCATTGGAAGTTGCAATGACACGACAGGGCGCTGGCAGCATGTCAGGGTACGGTGAACGCGACGAGACGTGTGATGAGATAACGGTGACGATTGGATCTGATGTCATTATCCGCGTTCCGGCCAGTGCTGCTGTGGCGCGCGCGGCTGAATTGATCCGTTTGGTGCGGGGGGTGTCGTGA
- a CDS encoding pirin family protein, which yields MSIRPTLETRKAQPALEGAGVHLHRAFGFHDPSELDPFLLFDDFRNDIPEHFLRGFPWHPHRGIETITYVLEGEVDHGDSLGNTGTLGAGDVQWMTAGSGILHQEMPRGNVRGQMHGFQLWANLPGSLKMTAPRYQDVQATEIPEIIDDDGTKVRVVVGEFWGKRGPVDGIAADPQYLDISVPPGVRKSFKVDTYRRAFAYVFAGSGMFADASKPSGILLEKEVMGQEVNIRDMSGDRTLIRFGTGDEVTVQAGEEGVRFLLISGAPLQEPVAWHGPIVMNSQEEIQQAIRELRNGTFIRAAH from the coding sequence ATGTCTATTCGGCCAACATTGGAAACCCGCAAGGCGCAACCCGCACTGGAAGGGGCAGGCGTGCACCTGCATCGTGCTTTCGGCTTTCACGACCCGTCAGAGTTGGACCCGTTCCTTCTGTTCGATGATTTCCGCAATGACATCCCCGAGCATTTTTTGCGGGGCTTTCCGTGGCACCCGCATCGCGGCATTGAAACCATCACCTATGTGTTGGAGGGCGAGGTCGATCATGGCGACAGTCTGGGCAATACCGGCACACTGGGCGCGGGCGATGTGCAGTGGATGACGGCAGGCTCTGGCATTCTGCATCAGGAGATGCCGCGCGGGAATGTGCGCGGACAGATGCATGGGTTCCAGCTTTGGGCAAACTTGCCGGGCAGCCTGAAAATGACGGCACCGCGCTATCAGGATGTGCAGGCAACCGAGATTCCAGAGATCATAGATGATGACGGAACCAAAGTGCGCGTGGTTGTGGGCGAGTTCTGGGGCAAGCGTGGGCCAGTGGACGGGATCGCCGCTGATCCGCAATATCTGGACATCTCGGTCCCGCCCGGAGTGCGCAAAAGCTTCAAGGTCGACACCTACCGCCGCGCCTTTGCCTATGTGTTTGCAGGCTCTGGCATGTTCGCAGATGCTTCCAAACCTTCCGGCATCTTGCTGGAGAAAGAGGTCATGGGGCAGGAGGTCAACATCCGCGACATGTCTGGCGACCGGACCCTGATCCGGTTTGGCACAGGTGATGAGGTGACAGTGCAGGCCGGCGAGGAAGGCGTGCGCTTTTTGCTGATATCTGGTGCGCCGCTGCAAGAGCCGGTTGCCTGGCACGGTCCGATTGTCATGAACTCGCAAGAGGAAATCCAACAGGCGATTCGTGAATTGCGCAACGGCACATTCATTCGTGCCGCGCATTAA